A single region of the Marinobacter nanhaiticus D15-8W genome encodes:
- the dnaA gene encoding chromosomal replication initiator protein DnaA, with protein sequence MPQTIWHQCLEVLRDEFPAQQFNTWLRPLQSDHRDDQLMLFAPNRFVMDWVNEKYLRRIEEVLKDLQGGQAPRINMRVGSAPEESAAAPVRRSSDTPRRQTRQEDSAETVSEEEKGVAATLVDRSSPTTAPAARPAASARRSVQVEGDIKHQSFLNESFTFETFVEGKSNQLARAASMQVAENPGGAYNPLFLYGGVGLGKTHLMHAVGNEIVRRNPRAKVAYLRSERFVADMVKALQLNAINEFKRYYRSVDALLIDDIQFFARKERSQEEFFHTFNALLEGGQQVIVTCDRFPKEISDMEERLKSRFGWGLTVMVEPPELETRVAILMKKAEQANVRLSSEAAFFIAQKIRSNVRELEGALRLVIANAHFTGQEITPPFIRESLKDLLALHEKQVSIDNIQRTVAEYYKIKVADLLSKRRTRTVTRPRQMAMSLAKELTNHSLPEIGDAFGGRDHTTVLHACKKIVELQESDTNIREDYQNFMRLLTT encoded by the coding sequence GTGCCACAGACCATTTGGCATCAGTGTCTTGAAGTACTTCGGGATGAGTTTCCCGCACAACAGTTCAATACCTGGCTTCGTCCGCTGCAGTCCGACCACCGGGACGATCAGCTTATGCTATTTGCCCCTAACCGGTTCGTGATGGATTGGGTGAATGAGAAATACCTCCGCCGCATTGAAGAGGTGCTGAAGGATTTGCAGGGCGGGCAGGCGCCTCGTATCAATATGCGTGTAGGGTCGGCCCCGGAAGAGTCGGCTGCAGCACCGGTGCGCCGGTCCTCAGACACGCCCCGGCGGCAGACACGGCAGGAAGACAGCGCAGAGACCGTGAGCGAGGAAGAGAAAGGCGTTGCCGCCACGCTGGTGGATCGCTCCAGTCCCACGACCGCTCCGGCTGCGCGGCCCGCAGCATCGGCGCGACGGAGTGTCCAGGTCGAAGGTGATATCAAGCACCAGAGCTTCCTCAACGAGAGCTTTACCTTCGAAACCTTCGTCGAAGGCAAGTCGAATCAACTCGCTCGTGCCGCATCCATGCAGGTGGCAGAGAATCCCGGCGGTGCCTATAACCCCTTGTTCCTCTATGGCGGGGTGGGTCTGGGTAAAACCCATTTGATGCACGCCGTGGGGAACGAGATCGTGCGTCGTAATCCCCGGGCCAAAGTGGCCTACCTGCGTTCCGAGCGCTTTGTGGCGGATATGGTCAAGGCGCTGCAACTCAACGCGATTAACGAATTCAAGCGTTATTATCGGTCTGTAGATGCGCTGCTCATCGACGACATCCAGTTCTTTGCCCGCAAGGAGCGCTCACAGGAAGAGTTTTTCCACACCTTTAATGCGTTGCTCGAGGGTGGACAGCAGGTCATTGTCACCTGCGACCGGTTCCCCAAGGAAATCTCCGATATGGAGGAGCGGCTGAAGTCCCGTTTCGGATGGGGGCTTACGGTGATGGTCGAGCCGCCCGAACTGGAAACCCGGGTCGCGATTCTGATGAAAAAGGCGGAGCAGGCCAATGTCCGGCTCAGCAGCGAGGCCGCCTTCTTCATTGCCCAGAAGATTCGCTCCAACGTACGTGAACTTGAAGGCGCATTGCGCTTGGTGATAGCGAATGCTCACTTCACTGGGCAGGAAATTACCCCGCCATTTATCCGTGAGAGCCTCAAGGACCTGCTGGCCCTGCACGAGAAGCAGGTAAGCATCGACAACATTCAGCGCACGGTGGCAGAGTACTACAAGATCAAGGTTGCGGATCTGCTCTCGAAGCGCCGTACCCGTACCGTCACCCGGCCGCGGCAAATGGCCATGTCGCTGGCCAAGGAACTGACCAATCACAGCCTGCCTGAAATCGGCGACGCGTTTGGCGGGCGTGACCATACGACGGTCCTGCATGCCTGCAAGAAAATCGTCGAGTTGCAGGAATCGGATACCAATATCCGTGAGGACTACCAGAACTTCATGCGGTTGCTGACGACTTGA
- the dnaN gene encoding DNA polymerase III subunit beta — translation MKLTISRESLLTPLQSIAGVVERKQTMPVLSNVLLVAEENTLTLTGTNMEVELVGRITPVHVDQPGRITVPARKLSDICRALGDEAPIELNLEGDRLHLRCGASHFTLSTLPAEHFPNVEDDAESFRLELAQADLRDMLDATAFAMAQQDVRYYLNGLLLEVDAEHLRAVATDGHRLAMSHQGVATGISEPRQVIVPRKGVLELARLLDDVQTPVTLVFGDNHLRATIGAYTFTSKLIEGKFPDYNRVIPRGGDKTMLADRATLKNTLQRAGILSHENIRGVRLNLVPGELQIFANNPDQEQAEDAMPVDYQGESLQIGFNVGYLVDVLNALDDDQVKITLSNPNSSALIEAQNDASCLYVVMPMRL, via the coding sequence ATGAAACTGACGATCAGCCGCGAGTCCCTCCTGACCCCACTTCAGTCGATTGCCGGCGTGGTGGAACGCAAACAGACGATGCCGGTATTGTCTAACGTGCTTCTGGTAGCCGAAGAAAACACGTTGACGCTGACCGGGACCAATATGGAAGTTGAACTGGTGGGCCGCATTACGCCGGTGCATGTGGATCAGCCCGGGCGAATCACGGTACCCGCGCGCAAGCTCTCGGACATCTGCCGGGCGCTGGGCGACGAGGCGCCGATCGAGCTCAACCTGGAGGGTGACCGATTGCATCTGCGGTGCGGGGCCAGTCATTTCACCCTGTCAACCCTACCGGCGGAGCACTTTCCCAACGTCGAAGACGATGCCGAAAGTTTTCGGCTGGAACTTGCGCAGGCGGATTTGCGCGACATGCTGGACGCCACTGCATTCGCTATGGCCCAGCAGGATGTGCGCTACTACCTGAATGGCCTGTTGCTGGAAGTCGACGCGGAGCATCTTCGCGCGGTAGCGACCGACGGGCACCGGCTGGCGATGTCCCATCAGGGCGTCGCGACGGGTATTAGCGAACCGCGGCAGGTCATTGTCCCACGTAAGGGGGTTCTTGAATTGGCGCGGCTGCTGGATGACGTCCAAACGCCGGTCACACTGGTATTCGGTGACAACCATCTGCGTGCAACTATTGGCGCCTACACCTTTACGTCCAAACTGATCGAGGGCAAGTTCCCGGACTATAACCGCGTGATTCCCCGGGGCGGTGACAAGACGATGCTGGCCGATCGCGCCACGCTCAAGAACACCCTGCAGCGGGCGGGTATCCTGTCCCACGAGAACATCCGCGGTGTACGGCTGAACCTGGTGCCTGGTGAACTGCAGATCTTCGCCAACAACCCGGATCAGGAACAGGCTGAGGATGCCATGCCTGTGGATTACCAGGGCGAGTCCCTGCAGATTGGCTTCAATGTCGGCTACCTGGTGGACGTACTCAATGCGCTGGACGATGACCAGGTAAAGATCACGCTGTCCAACCCCAATAGCAGCGCGCTGATCGAGGCCCAAAATGACGCCAGCTGTCTGTATGTCGTCATGCCGATGAGGCTGTAA